Genomic DNA from Ruminococcus sp. OA3:
CTGGATATACTGCGAGAGATTGATTTAACAGGAAGCTCAGTTTCATCAGATATTAATGGATAGATCTGACGCTCAAGACAGAATCCATAATATATTTGAAAATCACAACAATAATGCACCGCCAGAGCTAAATGGTAATAACTTTTGTGACATGGGTGTCCGGATACTGACTGAATGAGTAATATAACATTTTTTATCGGCATAATAAACCATCCTTGTATAAGTATTTTGTATACAATATTATACTGAGTCAATTGAAAAAGAAGAAAAAAATGACATCATTAGATAAAATTAGACAAATAATGAGTTCCATTTTACACATACTAATACAGAAAAAATGGAGGATTCAATTGAAGATACATTCAAATACAGTAGGGATGGTATATTTATGCCAAAGCTGAAAAAAGCAGATGCCATTAAGACAGAAGATTTTATCTGCCTGGGATACATTAAAAAACAAAACAATATGAGCAGTCTCATTCTCGCAAAATATAGCCGGGATGATAAATTCGTTGTGAATTATCACGTTACAATTGAGATCAGCTCAAATTGGCTTTGTCACTACAGCATGGTGGAGACAGAGTGTCCATTTTTTAAAATTCCCAAAGGATGCCTGTATGCTATATGGATTGAACCGATTGTCTGCACTGTTGAATACCTGCCGTCTGAAAAAATCGGTTTTCGCCGGGCAGTATTTAAGACGATGCACTATGATAAGAAACCGGAAGAGTGCCGGGTCATTTAAAAGAATCCCCCGGCTTTTTAAGCCGGGGGGGGGAAAACTATTCACATATTGGATCTTCTATCAGGGTTGCTACTACAAATTCATGTTTATGATCAGAATTGCAGGAAGTACATCCTTTTATAAGATGCACATGACGCCCGCAGCCAACATCAATAGCAGGACCGGATGTGCCGCAGAATTCGTGTTTATGACCATCGCATGAATCAGTAGTAAATTCTACTTCGTGAACATGGCTACCGTCACAGGGGATCGCATCACCTGATACGGTTGCAAATCTATGATTATGAGCATTTTCACAACACCCTTTAATTTTTGTACTGCCAAGTATTTCATGATTATGCTGTTTCGGACAGTGAGAAGCTTCAACAAAGTTTGAATTCATATTATTACCTTTCATTTCCAGTTTTGATATAATATGAAAAAAATTGTGCCAATGTGACAAAAAACGATTGTGATAAGCGCCTGGAACAGAGCAAAAGAAAAGAGGGGCAGAACTAAAAAACGAAACAATAAAAAACCCGCAAACTCTGAGTTTACGGGACTTTTTTGAGTAGCGAGAAAGGGATTTGAACCCCCGACACCACGGGTATGAACCGTGTGCTCTAGCCAACTGAGCTATCTCGCCAAAACATATGAAATTTTACTTTTTTCAAAGTAAGTGGGACCTATAGGGCTCGAACCTATGACCCTCTGCTTGTAAGGCAGATGCTCTCCCAGCTGAGCTAAGATCCCAGAATATTACAGTGGATTCAGACGTTTTATTTGTCTCAACCGCAACCTGCTCTGCTATTATATAATTGTAAAAAGAAAAAGTCAATACCTAAATTAAAAAAAATGAAATAATATTTTTTAGGGTGAATAACATGAAAAATGTCATAAACGCACCCTGCAAAGCTATTGGCATATTATGAGGTAAGAGAGTATATGCTGCAGCTTCAGAAGTTATGAGAAGTTTTTGAACAAAGGTGGCTGAAAGTATACTCTCGCAATTAGAATATAAGTATTAAGGAGAATGTATAATGGGCAGAGATATATCAAAATGTCATCCGCGCCTGCAGGAACTCGCCGCTGAATTGAAGGCTGAGTGTGCCAAACAGGGATATGAGATAGCGATAGGTGAAAGTTTTCGAAGTGTGGCAGAGCAGGATGCGCTGTACGCTCAGGGGAGGACAAAACCGGGGCAGATTGTGACGAATGCACCGGGCAGTTCCTACAGCTCCATGCATCAGTGGGGGGTAGCCTTTGATTTTTACAGAAATGATGGAACAGGGGCGTACAATGAAAATGGAAACTTCTTTGAACATGTAGGGGCGATCGGTAAATCTCTTGGACTGGAATGGGGAGGAGACTGGACGTCACCGGTGGACCGTCCACATTTTCAGCTCCCTGACTGGGGCAGTACACCGTCACGGCTGAAAAATATATACGGAAATATCAATTCGTTTATGAAAACCTGGGGAAATCCCGGAGGAACCAATACAGCACCGTCACAGGATAACTGGGTACTGCGTTTGCAGCAGGAGCTGGTAAGACAGGGCTACCGCCCAGGTAAGGTGGATGGGATTGCAGGGCCCAATACACTGAATGGATGCCCCACAGTGCGTAAGGGCGCAAGCGGGGGTATAACCAGGCTGATTCAGGAGAAACTGTCTAATGTATATAAAATTGGAATCGGGACTTCTGGGGCAGACGGAATCTTCGGAAAGGATACAGAAGCGGCTGTTATGGAATTTCAGAAGCAGAAAGGTCTGTCAATTGACGGTATTGTAGGCAAAAAGACCTGGCGTGCACTGCTGGATCTGTAAACATGCAGTGGTTCATCTGAGTAAAAGTTTATATTGCTGCGTAAATTCTGTTTGAAAATAGATGTATGGTACGGTATGATAAAAAAAACGGAGGGAAATGCATATGAGAATAGGAATGGGATATGATGTACACCGGCTGGAAGAAGGCCGAAAACTGATCCTGGGAGGCGTTGAAATTTCATATGAGAAGGGTCTGTTGGGGCATTCGGATGCAGATGTGGTTGTACACGCCATTATGGATGCACTTCTGGGAGCTGCGGCGCTGCGAGATATTGGAACTCATTTTCCGGACACGGATCCGCAGTACCGTGGTATTTCCAGTATTCTGCTTCTGGAGAAAGTAGGAAAACTGCTCGAGGAAGAGCGGTACATTATCAACAATATCGACGCGACGATAATTGCGCAGAAGCCGAAGCTGATGCCATATATCGGACAGATGACAGAAAACGTGGCGCGTGCGCTGAATATTGAAATAAACCAGGTGAATATAAAAGCGACCACGGAGGAGGGGCTTGGTTTTACCGGGAGGATGGAGGGGATATCATCTCAGGCAATCTGCTCCCTCATACCGGTACTTGAGCTGGCAGGTGAGGACAGGATGAACACCAGACCATGCGAGGGCTGCTGCGGCTGTGCAAAAGATAAATAAATGCGGAGGATAAGTGTTGACAAACAGCATTTTTTTGCATACACTAAGAGCATAAAAGGCTGTGAACGATTAGAGTACCTGCTTGAAAACTTTCAGAGAGAGATGGCCATCGGCTGTAAGCCGTCTTAAGGGGAAAAGCAGGGAAGTGCATTCGGGAGCCGGGCGGAAGAACAATGAGTATGCCGCCCCGCAGGCAGGCGTTATCTGTATGAAAGTGGAGAGGATAACTCTCTATAAGAGTGGAACCGCGGATTACTTCGTCTCTTGTCTGAGACGGAGTTTTTTTCTTTGAATAAAACAATTGATGAAAGAGAAGGAGAATAAAGATGAAGCTGTATAATACGCTGACGAAAAGTAAGGAAGAGTTCGTGCCGCTTACGGAAGGAAAGGTCAAAATGTATGTCTGCGGACCTACGGTATATAACCTGATCCACATTGGCAATGCACGTCCGATGATCGTGTTTGACACAGCGAGACGCTATATGGAATATAAGGGATACGAAGTGAATTTTGTGTCCAATTTTACTGACGTTGATGATAAAATCATAGCAAAAGCAATCGAAGAAGGTGTTGAATCCGAAGTGATCTCGACACGTTACATCAAAGAGTGCAGGAAGGATATGGAGGCAATGAATGTCAGGCCGGCGACGACACATCCTCTGGCAACACAGGAAATTGACGGCATGATCGATATGATTCAGACGTTGGTTGACAAAGGTTATGCATATAACGCAGATGGGACTGTATATTTCAGAACAAGGAAGTTCCAGGAATACGGAAAACTTTCACATAAAAATCTGGACGATCTGCGAAGCGGCGGCCGTTCTCTGCTTGTGACAGGGGAAGACTCAAAGGAAGATCCTCTGGATTTTGTACTTTGGAAGCCGAAAAAAGAAGGAGAGCCATCCTGGGAGTCACCATGGGGTGACGGGCGTCCGGGCTGGCATATCGAATGCTCTGTGATGTCCAAAAAATATCTTGGTGAGGAGATCGATATCCACGCGGGAGGGGAGGATCTTGTATTTCCCCATCATGAAAATGAAATTGCGCAGAGTGAGTGCTGCAACGGTAAAATATTTGCCAGGTACTGGCTGCATAATGCATTCCTGAATATTGATAACCGTAAAATGTCAAAATCACTTGGCAATTTCTTTACCGTCCGTGAGATCGGGGAAAAATACGATCTTCAGGTACTGCGCTTTTTTATGCTGAGTGCACATTACAGAAGCCCGCTTAATTTCAGTGCCGATATCATGGAGTCTTCAAAAAATGCGTTGGAGAGGATTATAACTGCCGTGGATCATCTGAAGACGCTGTGTGACAGTGCCAAAGTACAGGAGCTGACGCAGCAGGAAGAAGATCAGCTGAGGGAGATGAAAGAATACCGGGATAAATTCGAGCTGGCAATGGATGATGACCTGAACACTGCAGATGCGATTTCGGCGGTATTTGAACTTGTAAAGTTTGCTAATACTACCGCTGATGAAAACAGCACCCAAACTTACGCGGCGTCATTGCTGGAGGAGATTAAATTCCTCTGTGATTTGCTTGGCCTGATCGTCGACAAAAAGGCGGAGAATCTGGATGAGGAAATCGAAGCGCTGATTGCAAAACGGCAGGATGCCAGAAAAGCCCGGGATTTTAAACTGGCAGATGAGATCCGTGATCAGCTGCTGGCGCAGGGGATCATTCTTGAAGACACAAGAGAAGGTGTGAAATGGAAGAGAGCTTAAGTTATCTGAAAGAACAATTTCAGCTGGCGGATATTGATGTGCGGTCATATTCGCCGCTGTCACTGGCTTATATCGGAGACAGCATTTATGATCTTCTGATTCGGACGATGATTATGAGTGAAGGCAATCTCCCGGTTCAGAAAATGCACAAAAGAGCCAGCGGACTTGTAAAGGCACAGAAGCAGGCGGGTATGATGGACAGGATACTGCCGCTTCTGACAGACGAGGAAGCCAGTGTGTTCAGAAGGGGCAGGAATGCAAAGCCTCATACGGTTGCTAAAAATGCCTCGGTGTCGGATTACCGCAGAGCTACTGGGTTTGAAGCCTGGGATATCTTTATCTGTCAGGAGATATCAAACGGATTATCGATCTGATGAAAACAGGTCTGGAGGAAAAATAAAGAGTATGGAAAATCGTGAGTTTGAGGAAAATAAAATTGAAGGGCGCAACGCGGTCCTTGAAGCTTTTCGTGCCGGGCGCAGCGTTGACAAGCTGTTTGTACTGGATGGGAATCAGGATGGTCCTGTAAGAACGATCATAAGGGAAGCCAAAAAACGGGATACGATCATCAATTACGTTGCCAGGGAACGGCTGGATCAAATTTCTGAAACGGGAAAGCATCAGGGCGTGATCGCATATGCTGCGTCCTATGCATACAGCAGTGTGGAAGCGATGCTGGAGCTGGCAAAGGAAAAAGGAGAGCCTCCATTTCTGATACTGCTTGACAACATAGAAGATCCCCATAATCTGGGTGCGATCATCCGTACTGCGAATCTGGCTGGAGCGCACGGAGTGATTATTCCCAAGAGGAGGGCAGTCGGACTAACGGCGACAGTTGCAAAGACTTCGGCGGGAGCGCTGAACTATACACCCGTTGCAAAGGTGACAAATCTTTCAGCAGAAATTGACCAGCTGAAAAAAGAAGGACTCTGGTTTGTCTGTGCCGACATGGGCGGTGAATCCATGTATGATCTTGACCTGAAGGGTCCGATCGGTCT
This window encodes:
- the ispF gene encoding 2-C-methyl-D-erythritol 2,4-cyclodiphosphate synthase — encoded protein: MRIGMGYDVHRLEEGRKLILGGVEISYEKGLLGHSDADVVVHAIMDALLGAAALRDIGTHFPDTDPQYRGISSILLLEKVGKLLEEERYIINNIDATIIAQKPKLMPYIGQMTENVARALNIEINQVNIKATTEEGLGFTGRMEGISSQAICSLIPVLELAGEDRMNTRPCEGCCGCAKDK
- a CDS encoding YmaF family protein — encoded protein: MNSNFVEASHCPKQHNHEILGSTKIKGCCENAHNHRFATVSGDAIPCDGSHVHEVEFTTDSCDGHKHEFCGTSGPAIDVGCGRHVHLIKGCTSCNSDHKHEFVVATLIEDPICE
- the cysS gene encoding cysteine--tRNA ligase; its protein translation is MKLYNTLTKSKEEFVPLTEGKVKMYVCGPTVYNLIHIGNARPMIVFDTARRYMEYKGYEVNFVSNFTDVDDKIIAKAIEEGVESEVISTRYIKECRKDMEAMNVRPATTHPLATQEIDGMIDMIQTLVDKGYAYNADGTVYFRTRKFQEYGKLSHKNLDDLRSGGRSLLVTGEDSKEDPLDFVLWKPKKEGEPSWESPWGDGRPGWHIECSVMSKKYLGEEIDIHAGGEDLVFPHHENEIAQSECCNGKIFARYWLHNAFLNIDNRKMSKSLGNFFTVREIGEKYDLQVLRFFMLSAHYRSPLNFSADIMESSKNALERIITAVDHLKTLCDSAKVQELTQQEEDQLREMKEYRDKFELAMDDDLNTADAISAVFELVKFANTTADENSTQTYAASLLEEIKFLCDLLGLIVDKKAENLDEEIEALIAKRQDARKARDFKLADEIRDQLLAQGIILEDTREGVKWKRA
- a CDS encoding ribonuclease III domain-containing protein — encoded protein: MEESLSYLKEQFQLADIDVRSYSPLSLAYIGDSIYDLLIRTMIMSEGNLPVQKMHKRASGLVKAQKQAGMMDRILPLLTDEEASVFRRGRNAKPHTVAKNASVSDYRRATGFEAWDIFICQEISNGLSI
- a CDS encoding peptidoglycan-binding protein; the protein is MGRDISKCHPRLQELAAELKAECAKQGYEIAIGESFRSVAEQDALYAQGRTKPGQIVTNAPGSSYSSMHQWGVAFDFYRNDGTGAYNENGNFFEHVGAIGKSLGLEWGGDWTSPVDRPHFQLPDWGSTPSRLKNIYGNINSFMKTWGNPGGTNTAPSQDNWVLRLQQELVRQGYRPGKVDGIAGPNTLNGCPTVRKGASGGITRLIQEKLSNVYKIGIGTSGADGIFGKDTEAAVMEFQKQKGLSIDGIVGKKTWRALLDL
- a CDS encoding sporulation initiation factor Spo0A C-terminal domain-containing protein; amino-acid sequence: MPIKNVILLIQSVSGHPCHKSYYHLALAVHYCCDFQIYYGFCLERQIYPLISDETELPVKSISRSISRAVCDCWDYGNRKKLDKIANRHLIEKPSPKEFIIYLCSYLMGFSADLMI
- the rlmB gene encoding 23S rRNA (guanosine(2251)-2'-O)-methyltransferase RlmB, translated to MENREFEENKIEGRNAVLEAFRAGRSVDKLFVLDGNQDGPVRTIIREAKKRDTIINYVARERLDQISETGKHQGVIAYAASYAYSSVEAMLELAKEKGEPPFLILLDNIEDPHNLGAIIRTANLAGAHGVIIPKRRAVGLTATVAKTSAGALNYTPVAKVTNLSAEIDQLKKEGLWFVCADMGGESMYDLDLKGPIGLVIGSEGEGVSRLVREKCDFVASIPMKGDIDSLNASVAAGILAFEIVRQRG